The segment CCAATTTCTGGATCCCTCTAGGAATCCTCAAGCCAACATGCAGTCTTCGAActttgaaatgattttaaattttgtgctTGAAACCTTTTGCAAAGGCGCTATGCTTTTTTGCGAACAACTACCATGGCCCCAAAGTACCACAAATACTGAAGCTCAGCTTCCTGAGTTCGAATCCTGAGTTCATCCAGCCACACAGTAGCTGGGTGATGTGAGCAAGCCACTTAATCCCTGCCTGTTCCCTCATCAGGAAAATGGAGCTAAAAGCATGTGAGAACCAAATCAATACATTGAGAGAGTCTAAAGCAATAGATGACATATGGGAGTACTCAGTGTATGACATGGTCATTATTATCTCTATCTTAGTTCCTATCTCACCTCTGTGTGCCCATGATGTTCCTCCCTACCCAATGGGCTCCTCCCTACCCAATGGGCTCCTCCCTACCCAAGGGACTCCTCCCAAACCCAAGTCCAAGTGGGGTGAGGGCTTCCTTGGCATGTTATACAGCCTCAGCCCCGCCTCTCTGACATCACAGAAACCCTCCATGATGCCATAAGCCCTTCTTTATCTTGTGGCTGAGCATCAGTTGGAAGACTGGCTGGGGAATGGATCTACATTAATTCACCTGTTTCGTCAATTTCTGCTGGAATGTCTGATCAATGTCCTCCCATCCCTAGGCACCCAAAGTTGCTGAAACAACTCAGTTACTGTCTGTTTCCTGGGAACTAGCAGAAACTAGTGTTGTGGCTGTCTAAGTCACAGAGGCTTTTCTGATGCTCTCTCCAGGGCAGGGGGCCCTCAGCTGGGGGTCCTGAATCCAAGATCCAAAATGGAGTTGCCCACTAGTGACACTTTCCCCCTCCTAtctccctctcctgtctccccttcCTACCCAGGCCCTCTTGGACCCTTTCCACCTCTAGTCTTTCTCTTTAGTCAGCTGGGAATAAATTGGGAGGGAGGTGCCCACAGAGGGCACAGGCCCGGAAGGGAGGAGCCATTGGGATTATAAATTCTGAAAAGACCGCTCAACTCTCAGAGCTGGAGACCTGGGAATCTGCTGTCAACTGCTGGGGCTGTGGACATTCTCAGGACCCTCACCATGAAACACCTCCTGTTGCTCACCCTGTCTGCCCTACTCTACTGCTGGGTCTCAGGTGAGTGCTGAGGGGCCCCAGGCCCCATCCCAATCCAATACTTCATATTTCCCTCTACTCAGGATCCCAAGAAGTCCCAACCCTACATGGCTTAGTCTCGCCAATGCCTCCAGGATCAGATATCTCTGAGCATGATGGGCTCTAGTTTTCTTactcctctccttcttttccttcctccttccatttcttgtattcttttttgggggggggtgggtcaGAGTCTcctgctttgaactcctgatcctcctgcctctaccttctaatgctgggattacacatgtgTATCACACCTAGGCTCTTTGGTCCATTATCAAGGACCCAGGTCTCCATTGTCATTTTCTCCTAGCCCTGTATTGGCCTAGCCTACTCTTCTTACCTGGCATTATGGCACTAGGTCTCTATACACCTTTCCTGCACTCTATAACACCCAGATGTCTGTCTAGCCAGTTCCAAATGCACTTCTCCAAGATTAGCATACCTGCCTTCACTCACCTACTGCCCTGAGCTGAGGGTCCTCATAGAAAGGATTCCATGCCACTCCTCTCAGAGCCTCAGCGATGGCCCTTCCTGGCTCGTTCCCTGCTCCTTCCTGAGTTACACACCTATATCCCTACCGGGGATGCAAAGCCTTCTGGGTGGACCCAGCGACTGCTACAGCCTTCCCAAGAATCAGAAACTTTCCCTGAGCCTTCTACAGAGAAGATGCTGCAGCACTTACCCTAAAGTGAGATGCGTTTCCGGGAGGCTCTCTAGGCTCCTCTACCCCTGGGCTGACCATTCCTGCGCCGCACTTTGTGTGCTTACATCTGGAGTTAGCCAACCCGGGAATCCTGGCGTGTCATCCGCTGCACCCACCCTCTCCATTTCTGTTAGATGCCAGTGATACGTCTACCAGGTgttagttttccttttttccatAGAGCAAACGCCAGAAGAGTAGAGATGATTCATTCAGTAATCTCCCCAATCTGTTGGCAGAGGTCCAGTCCACTTCTAAAGCTAGTCACCGGTGACTTTCTTGCAGCCGTGGTTTCATGCCATCTCTGAAGGCTCTGTGGACTCCTTTAACTTCTTTCTCCCTATTTCAAGTCTCACCCTGGACCCCAACCTCTGCTCCATCCCTCTTTCCACACATCTCAGCCATCCTCAGCTCCGGGTTTTTGTTAGTACAATTCTTGACTCATCTCAGGCAGGCTTGGGTGGAGGAAGGTATTTAGGTTTCCACATAGAACAAACACCTCCGCCCAGTGCCCACACCACTTTGCACTTTCGCCGGATTGCTCACCTGTTCTGTCTCTGAACAGAGCAGGTGTGAGGCACTGACTGCGCAATGCGGCAGTTCTCCATCCTAACCCCTAACTCAACTCATCCTCGGGTGACTCAGATGTCCCATTACCTCAACCCAACTTGTTGCCTCCCCAGCTGATACTCGATGTCACTCCTGCTACAAAGTCCCTGTGCTGGGCTGTGTGGATCGCCAGTCCTGCCGCCTGGAGCCGGGCCACAAATGCCTGACAACAAACGTGTACCTTGGTAACACCCCCTCTTCTCTGGGAAGGGAAGGCCGGGTGGGAGATGATCTCTTTGTCTGAAGCCCATCCAGGGATAGTTCAGAGAGTTACAACAGTGATGTCGGATGGCCAAAGATGATTATGTGCCAGGCGCTGACCTGTGTCTCTACTGTGTTAGTGGATGCTTGTGTTGACCCCAGGAATTGGTCTTAGGAGAAGGGGCATGGCTCATGCTCGGGAAGGATGATGAGACtttgaggagagaagggagaaaccaAGCAGTTTGGGGAAGGGAGAGTAGCCAATGGACACAGGCAAGCCAGTGCCCACTGCTGATCCTTTCTCCATTGGCTCCTGCCTCTAGGGAAGATGTGGGTTTTCTCTAACCTGCGCTGCGGCACACCAGAAGAGCCTTGTCGGGAGGTCTTCAACGAAACCAACCATAAGCTGGGCCTGAACTACAACACCACCTGCTGTGACAAGGATAACTGTAACAGCCCGGCTCCACGGCCCACACCCGCACTGGCCCTCATCTCCCTCACCTCCTTGGCTGGCCTCGGCCTCTGGTTATTGCATTGAGACTAGCTCCATGGCTACAATCTTACCACCTGCTATAGCCTGAGCCTTTCTCCCTGTGTCCTCAGAGCTCCAGCTTTCCAGaatcttctctcctcccacccccttcttCTGAAGATCATGTCCCTAGTCCTATACCATTTATTTCATGGGACTGTACCTGGAGTGGCCTTTCTAGCCACCGCTCCTCTCCCTCACTTGTCACCTTCCACTCCAttccacccacacacagacacacagacacacagacacaaagacacacacacacacacacacacacacacacacccagtcctTTCCCATTTCCTTCTAGAACACTCTACCTCCTCCACTGGCCACTGAAAGGCTCCCCTCCTTGGACGCACACTGCTGTGCCTCTGGGATCTAAGTCTGGAAGAACTCCTGTCTTGTCTCCAGGGAGTGATTCCAAAAGGCGCTGGCCTCATTGCATGGGCCTGGCTTACCAGACCCTCTGCTTGTCCCCTTCTATCTTGAGAAATAAACATCAGTGTCTAATAAGCGTTGTGTTTATTGTTAGAAGATATAAGTGCTAATCTGGGTACGGTGGCTTTCCTCTGTAATCTCAACaactggggggcagaggcagtaatagttcaagaccatccttgactccatagcaaattcaaggtcagcatgaaccacaataagatcctgtctcagaaagaaagaggctGGTATGGCCAGGCAgcgcaagtctttaatcccagcacctggggaggcaaaggcagacagatctctgagttctaggccatcctggtctacagagagagtttcaggacagccaagctatatagagaaactttgtttcaacaaaacaaaacaaaacaaaacaaaacaaaacaaaacaaaacaaaacaaaagaaacaagaaaagaaaaggaaagaaagaaagagaagggaggaagaatggaaggaaagaaggaagaggtgggCATGGCTCTATGcccttttaatcctagcacttgggagacagatagGTGgtaggggaggaggatggggaggggaggagcaggaggtgggggagggactcTCTCCATGGAAATCTCACTCCCTGCACCTCACCCTTATGCTTGCCTAAGAGGCctcctggggggggggagtttcaCTGACCAAATGGAAGAGCAGGTTTTGCAAGCCTTTCTCCCTTCCCACACCTGAGGGTGGCACACTGGCACCAGTGTTTGGAGAAACAGCCCTTATCCTAAATTTAGACGACACCCGCCAAGAAGCAGGTGCAGCCTAGCTAGAGGGTGCCCCAGAAAGGAAATGTGTGTACAGACAGAGCTGGCTCTTGTCTCCACCTCTGAGGTGCCTTTCTAACTGGGTTATTCAAGCAACTTTCCTTTCTCAGTTCGAAATACTCCTTCCTATTGAGAGCCAAGTTATGAAATACAGAAGGGAAACCATGGACTCTGGATAACCCTCCACCCAGCCTTCCCTCCAGGGACCCTCACTGTGAAGGAGTCTGCCTAGCAGCAGGTCCCGGGAGCCACTGAGGACAGAGTCACCATTGTTTTGAGGAGTGTCGTTGGATCAGGTCCACTGATGGACTGTTGTTAACTGAACTAGAAGCCAGATAAGTGCGTTATCCCTTCAGTCTTCTCAACAGAAGGCACTCAGAAGCTAGGAGCAATGACACATGCCTTTTGgagctggagacagaggcaggtggatctttgagttcaaggccagcctggtctacagagtgacttccaggatggccagggctacctagagaaaacttgtctcaaaaaaaaaaaaaaaaaaaaaaaaaaaaacccaaacgaACATTTCggtagtggtggctcacacctttaatcccagcaccttgcctcaaagaatgaaaaacaaatatttttacagTCCTCTCTAGAATAGTTCATCAATTTTAACGGCACACAAGGGAGTGTTTGTCTTCTTACCTTAGATGTCCAGCTCCCTCACTCCCTTGGTCCTTCAGTCCTTACCCTGCCCTCGGTCCCACCCTCCAGCTCTACAGTCCTGGCAAGAGCCAGGCCAGGGTGGTAACAGCTGCAGCCAAGATGCACAAGGGGGTCACGGAGCTTGCCACGGCGCTGTTGCACAGATCTCCAAAACAGCAGTTTTTCTGGGTTGTGAAAGTCACGTCTCCCACTGACTCTATGGCCACTTGATTGCAATGATGCGTGGCCACGCAGGCTGGGTAGTGATGGCTCAAGGTCGCGGAGGCTGGGAGAAAGAAGGCACTGG is part of the Mus musculus strain C57BL/6J chromosome 17, GRCm38.p6 C57BL/6J genome and harbors:
- the Ly6g6c gene encoding lymphocyte antigen 6 complex locus protein G6c precursor, yielding MKHLLLLTLSALLYCWVSADTRCHSCYKVPVLGCVDRQSCRLEPGHKCLTTNVYLGKMWVFSNLRCGTPEEPCREVFNETNHKLGLNYNTTCCDKDNCNSPAPRPTPALALISLTSLAGLGLWLLH
- the Ly6g6d gene encoding lymphocyte antigen 6 complex locus protein G6d isoform 1 precursor (isoform 1 precursor is encoded by transcript variant 1); this translates as MNSQLVGILLSALLGVALGHRTRCYDCGGGPSNSCKQTVITCGEGERCGFLDRKPQPSSEQAKQPSATLSHHYPACVATHHCNQVAIESVGDVTFTTQKNCCFGDLCNSAVASSVTPLCILAAAVTTLAWLLPGL
- the Ly6g6d gene encoding lymphocyte antigen 6 complex locus protein G6d isoform 3 (isoform 3 is encoded by transcript variant 3), whose protein sequence is MSPTKKGHRTRCYDCGGGPSNSCKQTVITCGEGERCGFLDRKPQPSSEQAKQPSATLSHHYPACVATHHCNQVAIESVGDVTFTTQKNCCFGDLCNSAVASSVTPLCILAAAVTTLAWLLPGL
- the Ly6g6d gene encoding lymphocyte antigen 6 complex locus protein G6d isoform 2 (isoform 2 is encoded by transcript variant 2); this encodes MRTSTWPALGHRTRCYDCGGGPSNSCKQTVITCGEGERCGFLDRKPQPSSEQAKQPSATLSHHYPACVATHHCNQVAIESVGDVTFTTQKNCCFGDLCNSAVASSVTPLCILAAAVTTLAWLLPGL